The Prevotella melaninogenica genome window below encodes:
- a CDS encoding NADH-quinone oxidoreductase subunit A → MYFTLFVTVLITAAFLVVAAYAIAKWIGPRSYNPAKGEPYECGIPTYGTSWLPVHIGYYFFAILFLMFDVETVFLYPWAVVVKTFGPLALATIGFFMLVLVFGLAYAWRKGALEWK, encoded by the coding sequence ATGTATTTCACACTTTTTGTTACCGTTTTGATAACGGCCGCATTCTTGGTAGTAGCAGCTTATGCTATTGCTAAATGGATTGGTCCGCGTTCATATAATCCGGCGAAGGGTGAGCCTTATGAGTGTGGTATCCCGACTTACGGAACCTCTTGGTTGCCAGTGCATATCGGTTACTACTTCTTTGCCATTCTTTTCTTGATGTTTGACGTGGAAACCGTATTCCTTTATCCTTGGGCTGTTGTTGTAAAAACATTTGGACCTCTCGCACTTGCTACGATTGGTTTCTTTATGTTGGTATTAGTATTTGGTCTTGCGTATGCTTGGCGGAAAGGAGCACTTGAATGGAAATAA
- a CDS encoding NADH-quinone oxidoreductase subunit B, protein MEIRKPKIKSLPYDEWKDNDTLSKMASELNDGGTNLVLGNLDQLINWGRSNSLWSLTFATSCCGIEFMSVGCARYDFSRFGFEVTRNSPRQADLIMCAGTITNKMAPALKRLYDQMAEPKYVIAVGGCAISGGPFKDSYHVMRGIDEIIPVDVYIPGCPPRPEAIIYGMMQLQRKVKVEKFFGGVNHKQSTEERELGKSNAELIFSEKLGINPEEIKEKREAAWNEAKNPAPKPARPVVKPTAAAVKPADVSAKPAEAATTSSEPVAPKKDTIVVNQPVTQEDVEKLGKEIDQIDATSKAADETATNN, encoded by the coding sequence ATGGAAATAAGAAAGCCAAAAATCAAGTCTCTTCCATACGATGAATGGAAAGACAATGACACGCTTAGCAAAATGGCAAGCGAATTGAACGATGGTGGAACAAACCTCGTTCTCGGTAACTTGGATCAACTTATCAACTGGGGGCGTAGTAACTCTCTCTGGTCACTTACCTTTGCAACATCATGTTGTGGTATTGAGTTTATGTCTGTTGGATGTGCGCGTTATGACTTCTCACGTTTCGGTTTTGAGGTAACACGTAACTCTCCACGTCAGGCTGACTTGATAATGTGTGCTGGTACTATCACAAACAAGATGGCTCCAGCTTTAAAGCGTTTGTATGACCAGATGGCTGAGCCTAAGTATGTAATTGCTGTTGGTGGTTGTGCTATCTCTGGTGGTCCATTCAAGGATAGTTATCATGTGATGCGTGGTATCGATGAGATTATCCCTGTGGATGTTTATATCCCAGGTTGCCCTCCACGTCCAGAGGCTATTATCTATGGTATGATGCAGCTTCAACGTAAGGTGAAGGTTGAGAAATTCTTTGGTGGTGTAAACCACAAGCAGTCTACTGAGGAGCGTGAGTTGGGCAAGAGTAATGCCGAACTTATCTTTAGTGAGAAGTTAGGTATCAACCCTGAAGAGATTAAGGAGAAGCGTGAAGCAGCTTGGAATGAAGCTAAAAATCCTGCTCCAAAGCCTGCACGTCCTGTTGTGAAGCCTACAGCTGCCGCTGTGAAACCAGCTGATGTTTCTGCTAAACCTGCAGAAGCTGCTACTACTTCTTCTGAGCCTGTTGCTCCAAAGAAAGATACGATTGTCGTTAACCAGCCAGTGACACAAGAAGATGTTGAGAAGTTGGGCAAGGAAATCGATCAGATTGATGCAACAAGTAAGGCTGCAGATGAGACAGCTACTAACAATTAA
- a CDS encoding NADH-quinone oxidoreductase subunit C encodes MKLENKEFGFDSFASEMAKLKNEKHFDYLVTVVGEDFGAEEGLGCIYILENTNTHERCSVKQLAKKVGEEHVIPSVYNIWADADLLEREVYDFYGVKFLGHPDMRRLYLRNDFKGYPLRKDYNMDPAKNMYTTEDDVELDTTTEWNLNNNGELVGTQRPLFTDDNFVVNIGPQHPSTHGVLRLQTVLDGETVTKIYPHLGYIHRGIEKLCEQFTYPQTLALTDRMNYLSAMMHRHALVGVIEEGMGIELSERILYIRTIMDELQRIDNHLLYTSCCAQDLGALTAFLYGMRDREHVLNVMEETTGGRLIQNYYRIGGLQADIDPDFVSNVKELCKYLRPMVQEYLDVFGDNVITHERFRNVGVMDEQDCISYGVTGPAGRASGWKNDVRKNHPYAMYDKVNFEQITLTHGDSMDRYYCHIQEIYQSLNIIEQLIDNIPEGEFYIKQKPIIKVPEGQWYFAVEGASGEFGAYLDSRGDKTAYRLKFRPMGLTLVGAMDKMLRGQKIADLVTTGAALDFVIPDIDR; translated from the coding sequence ATGAAATTAGAAAATAAAGAATTCGGTTTTGATAGCTTTGCTTCAGAAATGGCAAAGCTGAAGAATGAGAAGCATTTCGATTACCTTGTAACTGTTGTCGGCGAAGACTTTGGTGCAGAGGAAGGTCTTGGATGTATTTATATTCTTGAGAATACAAATACACACGAGCGTTGTTCTGTAAAGCAGCTTGCAAAGAAGGTAGGAGAGGAGCATGTTATTCCTTCTGTCTACAATATTTGGGCTGATGCTGACTTGTTAGAGCGCGAGGTCTATGACTTCTATGGTGTTAAGTTCCTTGGTCACCCAGACATGCGTCGTCTCTACTTGAGAAACGACTTTAAGGGTTATCCACTCCGTAAGGATTATAACATGGATCCTGCTAAGAACATGTATACTACGGAGGATGATGTAGAACTTGATACAACTACAGAGTGGAATCTTAATAACAATGGTGAACTTGTTGGTACACAGCGTCCGCTGTTTACTGATGATAACTTCGTTGTGAATATTGGCCCTCAGCACCCTTCTACACACGGTGTGCTTCGTCTGCAGACGGTGTTAGATGGTGAGACGGTAACCAAGATCTATCCACACTTGGGTTATATTCATCGTGGTATCGAGAAACTGTGTGAACAGTTCACATATCCTCAGACCTTGGCATTGACTGATCGTATGAACTATTTGTCAGCAATGATGCACCGTCATGCGCTCGTTGGCGTTATTGAGGAAGGTATGGGCATTGAATTGTCAGAACGCATCCTCTACATCCGTACAATTATGGATGAGTTGCAGCGTATTGATAATCACCTCCTTTATACATCTTGTTGTGCTCAGGACTTGGGTGCACTCACTGCTTTCCTATATGGTATGCGAGATCGTGAGCATGTCTTGAACGTTATGGAGGAGACAACAGGTGGTCGTCTGATTCAGAACTACTATAGAATAGGTGGTTTGCAGGCTGATATTGATCCAGACTTTGTTTCAAATGTTAAGGAACTCTGCAAGTACCTACGTCCAATGGTTCAAGAGTATCTTGATGTCTTTGGTGATAATGTCATTACCCATGAGCGTTTCCGTAATGTTGGTGTTATGGATGAGCAGGATTGTATCAGCTATGGTGTGACTGGTCCTGCTGGTAGAGCAAGTGGTTGGAAGAATGATGTTCGTAAGAATCATCCATATGCTATGTATGATAAGGTTAACTTTGAGCAGATTACCTTGACTCATGGTGATTCTATGGATCGTTACTATTGCCATATTCAGGAGATTTATCAGAGTCTCAATATTATTGAGCAGTTGATTGACAATATTCCTGAGGGTGAGTTCTATATTAAGCAGAAGCCAATCATCAAGGTTCCTGAGGGACAGTGGTACTTTGCTGTTGAGGGTGCAAGTGGTGAGTTTGGTGCTTATCTGGATTCACGTGGTGACAAGACTGCATATCGTTTGAAGTTCCGTCCTATGGGTTTGACACTTGTTGGTGCTATGGATAAGATGTTGCGTGGTCAGAAGATTGCCGACTTGGTGACTACTGGTGCTGCGCTTGACTTCGTTATTCCAGATATTGACCGCTAA
- the nuoH gene encoding NADH-quinone oxidoreductase subunit NuoH encodes MFDFRIVTTWFDELLRVTCGLSNFWTVLIECVAVGLAILLAYALLAIVLIFMERKVCAYFQCRIGPVRVGWWGTLQVFADVLKMLIKEIFAVDKADKLLYYLAPFLVIIASVGTFSFLPWNKGAHILDFNVGIFLVTAISSIGVIGVFIAGWGSNNKYSVLSAMRGAVQMISYELSLGICLISAVILTGTMQISGIVEAQTGPLQWLIVQGHVPATLAFLVFCVAGNAEANRGPFDLAEAESELTAGYHTEYSGMGFGFYYLAEYLNLFVVAGIATTVFLGGWAPLNIGLDGFDAIMNYIPGLVWFLGKTFTVVFLLMWIKWTFPRLRIDQILKLEWKYLMPLSLVILVLMTVCVAFGWTIHY; translated from the coding sequence ATGTTCGATTTTAGAATAGTAACAACATGGTTCGATGAGTTACTCCGCGTCACTTGTGGCTTGAGTAATTTCTGGACCGTTCTGATTGAGTGCGTTGCGGTGGGACTGGCAATACTTCTTGCTTATGCTTTGCTTGCAATTGTGCTTATCTTTATGGAGCGTAAGGTCTGCGCCTACTTCCAGTGCCGTATTGGTCCTGTCAGAGTAGGATGGTGGGGTACCTTACAGGTCTTTGCTGACGTATTGAAGATGTTGATTAAGGAAATCTTTGCTGTTGATAAGGCTGATAAACTGCTTTATTACTTGGCGCCATTCCTTGTAATTATTGCATCTGTCGGTACATTCTCTTTCCTTCCTTGGAATAAGGGAGCTCATATCCTTGATTTCAATGTCGGTATTTTCCTTGTAACAGCCATTAGCTCTATTGGTGTTATTGGTGTGTTTATTGCAGGATGGGGTAGTAACAACAAGTATTCTGTTCTTTCTGCTATGCGTGGTGCCGTACAGATGATATCATACGAGTTGTCATTAGGTATCTGTTTGATTTCAGCAGTTATTCTGACTGGTACTATGCAGATCTCAGGTATTGTTGAAGCACAGACAGGTCCTTTGCAGTGGTTGATCGTACAGGGACATGTTCCTGCTACTTTGGCTTTCCTCGTATTCTGTGTTGCTGGTAATGCAGAGGCTAACCGTGGTCCATTTGACTTGGCAGAAGCTGAGAGTGAGTTGACTGCAGGTTACCATACAGAGTATAGTGGTATGGGATTTGGTTTTTATTACTTGGCAGAGTACCTTAATCTATTTGTTGTAGCAGGTATTGCAACTACTGTATTCTTAGGTGGTTGGGCTCCTTTGAACATTGGATTAGATGGCTTTGATGCTATTATGAATTATATTCCAGGTCTTGTTTGGTTCCTTGGTAAGACATTCACAGTAGTATTCTTGCTGATGTGGATTAAGTGGACATTCCCACGTCTCCGTATCGATCAGATTCTGAAATTAGAGTGGAAGTATCTTATGCCACTATCATTGGTTATCCTTGTGTTGATGACGGTGTGTGTTGCATTCGGTTGGACGATTCACTATTAA
- a CDS encoding 4Fe-4S dicluster domain-containing protein → MEDKKQSYFGEVGSALKTLATGMKVTMKEYFTPKSTEQYPENRKTTLHVAKRHRGRLVFKRDEEKNHKCTACTMCEKACPNGTIKILSEMVTNEETGKKKKQLVDYEYDLGDCMFCELCVNACNFDAIEFTNDFENAVFDRSKLILHLDKEVYEGGSLPGLIDGGADWKVGTFNTKKK, encoded by the coding sequence ATGGAAGATAAAAAACAATCATATTTTGGTGAGGTCGGGAGCGCACTCAAGACACTTGCTACGGGTATGAAGGTGACCATGAAGGAATACTTCACACCAAAGTCTACCGAGCAGTATCCTGAGAATCGCAAGACAACCCTTCACGTAGCCAAGCGTCACCGTGGCCGTTTGGTCTTCAAGCGTGACGAAGAAAAGAATCACAAGTGTACTGCTTGTACAATGTGTGAGAAGGCTTGTCCTAATGGTACTATCAAGATTCTTTCTGAGATGGTTACCAACGAAGAGACAGGTAAGAAGAAGAAACAGCTCGTTGATTATGAGTATGACTTAGGCGATTGCATGTTCTGTGAGTTGTGTGTTAATGCCTGCAACTTCGATGCAATTGAGTTTACGAATGATTTCGAGAATGCTGTCTTCGACCGTTCTAAGTTAATCCTTCACCTTGACAAGGAAGTATATGAAGGAGGTTCACTGCCAGGTCTTATCGACGGTGGTGCAGACTGGAAGGTAGGAACATTCAATACTAAAAAGAAATAA
- a CDS encoding NADH-quinone oxidoreductase subunit J family protein: protein MARLIMFAVLAVIILASAVFCVSTKRIMRAATALLFVLFGVAGLYFLLDYTFLGAAQISIYAGGITMMYIFAIQLVSKRTLQGLSERWLGKRTFLAAFIALVGFGTVILVLLKNQVLRHTVVNGDSLSNEVTMETIGRNLMTANKYGYVLPFEFISVFLLACIIGGLVILNNKKKEESK, encoded by the coding sequence ATGGCAAGATTAATTATGTTTGCGGTTCTCGCCGTTATTATACTGGCTTCAGCCGTATTCTGCGTGTCGACGAAGCGTATCATGCGAGCTGCAACAGCATTGCTGTTTGTGCTCTTTGGCGTTGCAGGTCTCTACTTCCTGCTCGATTACACATTCCTTGGTGCTGCCCAAATCAGTATTTATGCTGGTGGTATCACAATGATGTACATTTTCGCTATTCAGTTAGTAAGTAAGCGTACATTGCAGGGTCTTTCTGAGCGTTGGTTAGGAAAGCGTACTTTCCTTGCAGCCTTCATTGCTTTAGTTGGTTTTGGTACAGTAATCCTTGTTCTGTTAAAGAATCAAGTTCTGCGTCACACTGTAGTGAACGGTGATTCTTTATCAAATGAAGTTACAATGGAAACCATCGGTCGTAATTTGATGACAGCCAATAAGTATGGTTATGTTCTCCCATTTGAGTTCATCTCTGTATTCCTTTTGGCTTGTATCATTGGTGGCTTAGTTATATTGAATAACAAAAAGAAGGAGGAAAGCAAATGA
- the nuoK gene encoding NADH-quinone oxidoreductase subunit NuoK, whose translation MIPVGYFFVLSGLLFFIGVFGFVTRRNLVAMLISVELVLNSVDINFAAFNRLLFPDGYEGMFFTLFSIGVSAAESAVALAIIINVYRHFHSDQVNSIENMKL comes from the coding sequence ATGATACCAGTAGGATATTTCTTTGTCCTTAGTGGACTATTGTTCTTTATCGGAGTGTTTGGTTTTGTAACCCGTCGCAACCTTGTTGCAATGCTTATCTCCGTAGAGTTAGTTCTCAATAGCGTAGATATTAACTTTGCTGCGTTCAACCGTCTACTTTTCCCTGATGGATATGAGGGTATGTTTTTTACGCTCTTCTCTATCGGTGTAAGTGCTGCTGAATCAGCTGTTGCACTCGCTATTATCATCAATGTTTACCGTCATTTCCACAGCGATCAGGTGAACAGTATTGAAAATATGAAATTATAA
- a CDS encoding NADH-quinone oxidoreductase subunit 5 family protein, giving the protein MFDYAFLILLLPFLSAVVLGLFGMKMPRKVAGIIGTCMLGTLFVLSLYTAYHYFFYTGEYTAMGETFNVTDGRLANGTYPTVTVFNITWLKFTELLTFNIGFRLSPISVMMLIVITTVSLMVHIYSFGYMAERDENYKFEEYEHGFQRFYAYLSLFTMSMLGLVVATNIFQMYLFWELVGVCSYLLIGFYYPKHTAVHASKKAFIVTRFADLFFLIGILFFSFYVGTFNYDLNVNPGLAETLNGLAKNPHLTWVLPTALFLMFIGGAGKSAMFPLHIWLPDAMEGPTPVSALIHAATMVVAGVFQVASLLPIYVQFGAQEQLHWIAWIAAFTAFYAAAVACAQRDIKRGLAFSTISQIAYMLVALGVCFYEKEHGSFYSAEYLHHGGLGYMAAMFHLFTHAMFKALLFLCSGAIIVIIGSNFKEYMGGLHKYMPITNICFLIGCLAIAGIPPFAGFFSKDEIISACNALPGVEGQALKWIMTLVAGMTAFYMFRLYYVIFWGESYYEQDPENRRRPQEVPFVMWGPLVFLAIISITAGWIPFGHFVSANGLNYDIHLDWSIATTSIIAAVIGIALATWMYMGKKQPVADALQRTFPRLHKAALNRFYIDNAWQFFTHKIVFRCFSIPIAWFDRHVIDGTFNFMAWGTQEAGESIRSWQSGDVRQYAVWFITGTVALTLVLLCLI; this is encoded by the coding sequence ATGTTTGATTACGCATTTTTGATACTTCTTCTCCCGTTCCTAAGCGCTGTTGTGCTTGGCTTGTTCGGTATGAAGATGCCTCGCAAGGTCGCTGGTATAATCGGCACCTGTATGTTGGGAACACTATTTGTGCTTAGCCTCTACACTGCTTACCATTATTTCTTCTATACTGGTGAGTATACAGCTATGGGCGAGACCTTCAATGTAACTGATGGTCGTTTGGCAAATGGTACATACCCAACTGTTACAGTCTTCAACATTACATGGTTGAAGTTTACTGAACTTTTGACTTTTAACATTGGTTTCCGTCTTTCTCCAATCAGTGTGATGATGTTAATCGTCATTACGACTGTCAGCTTGATGGTTCACATCTATTCATTCGGTTATATGGCTGAACGTGATGAGAATTATAAGTTTGAGGAGTATGAGCACGGCTTCCAGCGTTTCTATGCCTACCTATCACTCTTTACGATGTCAATGCTTGGCCTTGTAGTGGCAACTAATATTTTCCAGATGTATCTCTTCTGGGAGTTGGTAGGTGTATGTTCATATCTGTTGATTGGATTCTATTATCCAAAGCATACTGCAGTTCATGCCAGCAAGAAGGCTTTTATTGTCACACGTTTTGCTGACTTGTTCTTCTTGATTGGTATTTTGTTCTTCAGCTTCTATGTTGGCACATTCAACTATGATCTTAATGTTAATCCAGGTCTTGCTGAGACACTGAATGGCTTGGCTAAGAACCCACATTTGACTTGGGTACTCCCAACAGCTCTTTTCTTGATGTTCATTGGTGGTGCAGGTAAGTCAGCAATGTTCCCATTGCATATCTGGTTGCCAGATGCTATGGAGGGCCCAACACCTGTATCTGCATTGATTCACGCAGCTACGATGGTTGTTGCTGGTGTATTCCAGGTTGCATCATTGTTACCAATCTATGTACAGTTTGGTGCACAGGAGCAACTCCATTGGATTGCTTGGATTGCAGCATTTACAGCCTTCTATGCAGCAGCAGTAGCTTGTGCTCAGCGTGATATTAAGCGTGGTTTGGCATTCTCTACTATCTCACAGATTGCTTATATGCTTGTTGCGCTTGGTGTTTGCTTCTATGAGAAGGAGCACGGTTCATTCTATAGTGCAGAATATCTCCACCATGGTGGTCTCGGCTATATGGCAGCAATGTTCCACCTCTTCACTCATGCAATGTTCAAGGCTCTGCTCTTCCTTTGCTCTGGTGCTATTATTGTTATCATTGGTAGCAACTTCAAGGAGTATATGGGTGGATTACACAAATACATGCCAATTACGAATATCTGTTTCTTGATTGGTTGCTTGGCAATTGCAGGTATTCCTCCATTTGCAGGTTTCTTCTCTAAGGATGAGATTATCTCAGCATGTAATGCACTTCCTGGTGTAGAAGGACAGGCTTTAAAGTGGATTATGACACTTGTAGCTGGTATGACAGCATTCTACATGTTCCGTCTCTACTACGTAATCTTCTGGGGTGAGTCTTACTATGAGCAGGACCCAGAGAACCGTCGTCGTCCACAGGAAGTTCCTTTCGTTATGTGGGGTCCATTGGTATTCCTCGCAATTATTTCTATCACTGCAGGTTGGATTCCATTTGGTCACTTTGTAAGTGCTAACGGTCTCAACTACGATATCCACCTTGATTGGAGCATCGCAACTACCAGTATTATTGCAGCAGTTATCGGTATCGCACTTGCAACTTGGATGTACATGGGCAAGAAGCAGCCTGTTGCTGATGCTTTGCAGCGTACATTCCCACGTTTGCACAAGGCTGCCCTCAACAGATTCTATATTGATAATGCATGGCAGTTCTTTACACACAAGATCGTATTCCGTTGCTTCTCTATTCCAATCGCATGGTTCGACCGCCACGTTATCGATGGTACGTTTAACTTCATGGCTTGGGGTACACAGGAGGCTGGTGAGTCTATCCGTTCATGGCAGAGTGGCGATGTTCGTCAGTATGCCGTATGGTTCATCACTGGTACTGTAGCATTAACATTAGTATTACTTTGCTTGATTTAA